One window of Sardina pilchardus chromosome 2, fSarPil1.1, whole genome shotgun sequence genomic DNA carries:
- the znf622 gene encoding cytoplasmic 60S subunit biogenesis factor ZNF622 codes for MSYTCISCRVAFVDGDVQRAHYKTDWHRYNLKRKVADMPPVTADNFQERVMAQRAAAEQQQHQLDHGSGQMCATCNKHFKGANAYANHLQSNKHLQAEKRALSAAQATVQRMNEKNLEKGAELDKNAQNEALQQALKEQQKHTPSEATSSEKKDRSRPDKPPRLQWFEQQAKKIGGEEGEEEEEEWEDVDGDDDDDDDDEEEMEADDEEEAEEEMEEGLSEKSEPVPGSIPVTDCLFCKHHSRSISRNVAHMTKVHSFYMPDVEFLVNLRGLVAYLGEKVGVGNVCLWCNEKGRSFYSVEAVQGHMVDKSHCKLFTDGDAALEFADFYDFRSSYPDAKDGDLVEMRDGELPDDKNVEFDDDTLELTLPSGAKIGHRSLMRYYKQKFGNQRAVVLAHNQNAVGRVLRQYRALGWGGDAGKLGSLRQQKDMQYVQRMKSKWQLKMGMNNNTVKQAHFRSAVMF; via the exons ATGTCATACACTTGTATAAGCTGTCGGGTGGCTTTTGTTGATGGCGATGTGCAGCGGGCGCACTACAAGACCGACTGGCATCGGTACAATCTGAAGCGCAAAGTGGCCGACATGCCCCCCGTCACCGCCGACAACTTCCAGGAGCGCGTGATGGCACAGCGGGCAGCAGCCGAGCAGCAACAGCATCAGCTGGATCACGGCAGCGGGCAGATGTGCGCCACCTGCAACAAACACTTCAAAGGCGCCAACGCATACGCCAACCACCTCCAGTCCAACAAACATCTGCAGGCCGAAAAACGGGCGCTATCTGCTGCTCAGGCAACTGTCCAGCGGATGAACGAGAAGAACCTAGAAAAGGGAGCGGAGCTGGATAAAAATGCCCAGAACGAGGCGCTGCAGCAAGCGCTGAAGGagcaacagaaacacacaccctctgaaGCCACATCTTCCGAGAAGAAAGACCGATCGCGTCCAGACAAACCACCACGGCTACAGTGGTTTGAACAGCAGGCAAAGAAGAtagggggagaagagggagaagaggaggaag AGGAGTGGGAGGATGTTGACGGCgacgatgatgacgacgacgacgacgaggaagagatggaagctgatgatgaagaggaggctgaagaggagatggaggagggtttGTCAGAGAAGTCTGAGCCTGTCCCTGGGTCCATTCCGGTCACAGATTGCCTGTTCTGCAAGCACCACTCGCGCTCTATCAGCAGGAACGTGGCCCACATGACTAAAGTGCACAGCTTCTACATGCCCGATGTGGAGTTTCTAGTGAACCTGCGGGGACTCGTTGCTTACCTGG gagAGAAGGTGGGAGTGGGGaacgtgtgtctgtggtgtaatGAGAAGGGCCGCTCGTTCTACTCTGTGGAGGCGGTGCAGGGCCACATGGTGGATAAGAGCCACTGCAAGCTCTTCACAGACGGAGACGCTGCGCTGGAGTTTGCAGACTTCTACGATTTCAG GAGTAGCTATCCTGACGCTAAAGATGGAGACCTTGTAGAGATGAGGGATGGGGAGCTGCCTGATGACAAGAACGTGGAGTTTGACGACGACACTCTGGAGCTCACGCTGCCATCAG GTGCCAAGATAGGACACCGCTCCCTGATGCGTTACTACAAGCAGAAGTTTGGCAACCAGAGAGCTGTGGTTCTGGCGCATAACCAGAATGCTGTGGGCCGGGTTCTCAGGCAGTACCGAGCCCTCGGCTGGGGAGGAGATGCAG GTAAACTGGGGTCGCTGCGGCAGCAGAAGGACATGCAGTATGTGCAGAGGATGAAGTCCAAGTggcagctgaagatgggcatgAACAACAACACTGTCAAACAGGCCCACTTCAGATCTGCAGTCATGTTTTAA